Within Planctomycetaceae bacterium, the genomic segment CGATCGCCAGCTCCAGATGCAGGCGCCCGCCCTGGGGACTCTTCGGGTGGCCTCGACGAACATGCTTGTAGACGCGATTGACGCCTTCGACGATCAGCTTGCCCTTCGCCCGGTCGACGGACAACACGGTGCCCCGCGTTCCCGAATCGTCGCCCGAAATTACCTCGACCGTATCACCCTTGCGGATTTTCATGTCCCTGACTCTTCACCTGAAAAACATCGCGACCGGACTCGGTCCGAAAATTTGAAGCGGGGAAGAATGACGG encodes:
- the rplX gene encoding 50S ribosomal protein L24, encoding MKIRKGDTVEVISGDDSGTRGTVLSVDRAKGKLIVEGVNRVYKHVRRGHPKSPQGGRLHLELAIDASNVMLICPQTNKPTRVGVRTTNNGVKELYAKRSGATIRQLSRAAK